The following coding sequences are from one Bradyrhizobium sp. 200 window:
- a CDS encoding ABC transporter ATP-binding protein: protein MAYTLEVRGVSLRFGGVRALTEVSFGVNEGELFSIIGPNGAGKTSIVNCISGRYKPTEGQLFYRGRDITGLNPNARPRLGIGRTFQNLALFHHMSVLDNIMVGRHHLLKNNFLTGSLYWLTGARGEELEHRRKVEEIIDFLDLQTVRKATAGTLPYGLRKRVELARAMALEPKLILLDEPMAGMNFEEKEDMARYIVDLNEEFGMTVMMIEHDMGVVMDISHRVVVLDFGRKIAEGDPASVLADPHVKRAYLGEEDEVLVDPDDTPPARAESAA, encoded by the coding sequence GTGGCTTACACGTTGGAAGTGCGCGGGGTGTCTCTGCGCTTCGGTGGCGTCCGTGCGCTGACTGAAGTCTCCTTCGGCGTGAACGAGGGCGAATTGTTCTCGATCATCGGCCCGAACGGCGCCGGCAAGACTTCAATCGTCAATTGCATTTCGGGCCGCTACAAGCCGACCGAGGGCCAGCTCTTCTACCGCGGCAGGGACATCACCGGCCTCAATCCGAATGCGCGGCCCCGGCTGGGCATCGGCCGCACCTTCCAGAATCTGGCGCTGTTCCACCATATGAGCGTGCTCGACAACATCATGGTCGGGCGGCACCATCTCCTGAAGAACAATTTCCTCACCGGCTCGCTGTACTGGCTGACCGGCGCTAGGGGCGAGGAACTCGAGCACCGCCGCAAGGTGGAGGAGATCATCGATTTTCTCGACCTGCAGACGGTGCGCAAGGCCACCGCCGGCACCCTGCCCTATGGCCTGCGCAAGCGCGTCGAGCTGGCGCGCGCGATGGCGCTGGAGCCGAAGCTGATCCTGCTCGACGAGCCGATGGCCGGCATGAACTTCGAGGAAAAGGAGGACATGGCGCGCTACATCGTCGATCTCAACGAAGAGTTCGGCATGACCGTGATGATGATCGAGCACGACATGGGCGTGGTGATGGATATCTCCCACCGCGTCGTGGTGCTGGATTTCGGCCGCAAGATCGCCGAAGGCGATCCGGCTTCGGTTCTCGCCGATCCCCATGTGAAGCGCGCCTATCTCGGT